The sequence below is a genomic window from Hippocampus zosterae strain Florida chromosome 15, ASM2543408v3, whole genome shotgun sequence.
CTGTGGTGAAAAACAATGCTACCACATCTCATCAAACATCACTTCTTAATGACCTCCCCTTAGTCCATGAACCCTTTTGGACGTCTGCttccaaacacgcacacacacttagatAGATATACACACTCAGCTCCACACTCTCTTGTCCCCAGCCCTGGTTGCCTAGGAGACAGCTGATGGGTTCCCCATCTCCTAAAAACAGCACCAATAAGGCCGCGTGGCAGCCAAGATCAGATTCCAGCGTTGGGGATATTTGTCTTCCTCTAGCGGTCAAATTGAAGTACTGCATTAGCTGTGATTCTGCCTAGTAACCCAATCTGCTGACTTCTCCTGTCTGGAACCAATATCAATCTTGACAGATATATTCAAGAAGGCAGTTACTCTGGAGTAGACTTTATTCGAAGTGATATATTAGTATATGATATAGACTCCAGTTGTTATTAAAAGCATCAATTAAAAGCACCACATTTATAGACAGCAGCGGGTAGCAGGGTGTGACTTGTgctgtgctatcttctttattttctatttctaacttttggcccggccctccacaatattttctgcttctcatttggcccgcccgggaaaataattgcccacccctgcctgAAAAGAATCTGAATATGCCCatggctgactccaaagaaaaaaaatatctctgcATTATATACGACACCAGAAACAGCCTTATGTGTTCACCTGATGTCCCGCGGTGTTAGGAATATCTTAAACAAACAGCGCCCTCCAGTAGCCTGGGAAAATGCTAGCGGAGCAATGCAAATTAACATAATTACATATTTGGTTTTCCCCTGATTAATAAAAGTACCACCATCGCCTGTGTGACATCACACAGAGAAAAGTGCCCTTGCTAGAGCATAGGCGTTAATGTTCAATTCTTTTTAACATGTGCAAACACTTCCTAAACTATCTACAGGCTAATCAAACGTGAGCAAATCTGCCAATGTACAATATCCTGCCTCATTGAAACCGTGATAAAGGTCAGGGTGGTTTAAAAAGAGGAAAGTCCATGTATGATATctagaaagacaaaaagaaagaaaatgtcttCTTGTGGAGATCTAAGCAAATCGTCCGAATGTCTTTGTGCACATTCTGTCATCTAAGCCTCGCACGCTGACTGGATGCTGCCGTTTGGCTCGCCGAGCGCCGGCGGTGGAACGCTGTTGTCGGTCATCTCGCCGACGATGAAGGTGGGTGCCTCGTCTTTGGCGCTGTCGGGCGGCGCCGCCTGCGGCTCCTTGGCGGCCTGCTGGGCGAGGGTGGGCTCCTCATCTAGCCGGCTAGAGATGGACCAGTAGAGGTGAGCGTCGAGCCTAGCGGCAGCCAATGACAGCTCTCGTGCCGAACAGGAGGGTGTGTCCACCTGGAGTGGGATGAAAGGGTTCCAATTAGTTTTACATCATCAATGAAATGACTTAGATTCAAAGGTGTAAAACATCGTCACCGCAAGAGtcgtcgttgtttttttttttttttggtgtctatGTCAGGAATTACAGTAGCCCTTCTGACACATTACAGTAAGCCATCTGACACTATATATGAGTCGGATGGTTGTCATAACAATTAGaagaatatgaaattataacCAGGTGAGACGTTACCTCAAAGGTGTGATGGAAAGCACCGTAGTCAATATCGAAGAAGCCTTCAGCCAGCGACATCATGGGACTGAAGCGGTGCCCCCATTGCACCTCCTCAGCCAAGTAGGAGCTCCGGGCTTGGCAGGTCATGCCTTGCACACAGGCAGCGGACATCACATGCGTTACTCAGAATCGCTTTGCGCCGCAAACCAAGACCGAATAATTTGAGTGATGCAACGGGTGATGAACGATGAGCCCCTTTTATGATTATTCTCTGCGGCAGAGTTACGACTGAAAAACCTTCGTCGGAAGTTGCTGAGCAAGGAAATCAAGAGCCAACTTCACCCCCGTAGCGTCAAAGAATACCTCGAAACTTTTATCATGCTCCTCTGGGGCCATTTTGCCACAAGGCAATAATATAAAGAGCTTTGCTAAGCCACATCTTGTGCAGTTTTTATACCACCTTGAATTAAAATGAccacaatacttttttttattacgtATGTTACTGGATGAAAAAACAATTGGGGCAgcctggtggttgactggttagcgcgtcagtctcacagtgcagaggtgcagggttcgattccggctgcggccctcctgtgtggggtttgcatgtactcccagtgcatgggtgggttttctccgggtatttcggtttcctcccacattccaaaagcatgcatgcatAAGcggattgaaaatggatgatgggATATTTTACAGTTATGTTACAAATAACCAAATAAGCAGAGATTTGAGCCCTCAAGCCTCAGAGCTGTGATGCAGACTGGCCAAACACTTTCCACCGTGCCTCTTCACAAAATAAGAAGGTTGAAATTTCTGTCATGATCTCACCTGTTGCCTCCACCATTCCTTCCAGGATAACCACAATCTCAAAGTCCTCCTTCTCCAGCTGCGCATGCGACATGTCCCAGAAAGGAGAGCGGGCGTCGATCTCATGTGAGATTACCAGCGGCGACACCAGGAAGAGGCGGTCATCGCCTGTCTCGAAGCCCACGCTTATGTCTGTTTGGTCCAAGGGGATGAACTCGCCTTCAAAGAAGGGATGCAGAAGGTAAAAGTGTGAAATACACAGCTCGCCACAGCATTATGACAAACGAGAATTGATTTCATAATGTCCTAAAAGACCAACACACTCCACAGATTTCGGACACGTATGAGACTGCTTTGGTCGCCATGTGCATATCTGATGTTGCTCACTGTGGTCCAAGAAATGCTCAggaaaattgaaggaaacattgGTTGGCGGACTTACCTTCCTGCGTCTGCTTGGATTTGATGAGCTTGGCCCGCATGTTGGCGCCTACAATGTGTGAGCTGCGCAGGTCGCCCACCCGGAACATCAGGCACAGCTGGTCGTCCCGCAGAGAAATGACGGCATTCTTGGAAAACACCAGCGTCTCGGCCCGCTTGTTGGGCTGTGAGATCTTCACGAACATGCAGCCCACCTGCACCGACACCACATGCTAGTTTTCATCACCTGGTCAAGTCAGACTTTGATTGGgtgcttgttgctaggcagatttcCTACAGCTTGACAATTACAATTGTGAAATGAATTTATATTGGTCAGCCACACTAAAATAGTTTGAAATCACTCCAAAATAACATCAACCTGAATGACGGTACATCTACTCTACATTAAGATGCAATAACTACCATAAAAGCGTTGACCATTGATCCCAGAATGGcctgcagcaacagcagcatggTGCCGACGGGACACTGGTCAGTGATGACGCGGTGGCCGTAGCCAATGGTGGTCTCCGTCTCGATGGAGAAGAGGAAAGCTGAAATGAAGCCATTGACATTGTTGACGCACGGTGTCCACGTCTCGTCCTCAAGGTGGTCCAGATCGCCCCTGAGGATGATAATGGCAGCAAACGCCCAAATCCAATTCAAAAAAGGCTGATTTGAAATGTATGGATGACACACAACTGCAATGTCAATTTGTGAAAATGGCAGATTGGTTTTATTGACACACCTCAGAAACTGGAAAATTGGCAtactaaatttatttatttatgtatcggtgtatttatttatttattgttacagTCTACATTACCAACATGACAATAAACAGTATAAATGTGCCGGATTTAGCGTAAATGCTAATTATCAGCCGTAGTCCCAAGGCAAGTTTCTAAAATACTGTAGCACAGTGAGACACATAAAACTTTAAGACCACAATGACAGAAATTCAACCCCATCCTTCTGTGTCAGTACCTTTCACACTGAGTCGCGAAAACAGAAAGATACGGTTTCGACGGGTAGTATCAAAGGGATTTACAAAGGTACCCTGACCTCAAATGTTGGAAAATTAGTTGGTTAGCTGGTTTGCCGACTTTATCCAACACCATTCTGTGTAGCTATACTTCACACAGAACAGTGACGAGAAAACTGGCCAAGGCGCGACATTAACGGTGGCCCGGATCCCCCATTAACCATTCTGTGATTGTACCGTTCATGAACATCAAACTCAAACTTAAACCTGCCCACGAGTGAAGCTTTTTGCAGCTCCTGATCTAAACTCAACAGAGCTTTTGTGTCTTTTCGAACACACAGCATAAAAGAATGCTAACAGCATGAGATGGACACACACTTCTGCTAACATGATTTAAACGTGTCTGCAGCCATTCTGCCGTCATAAAGCAACACCACTGGGACAAAACACTTTGTGTGACAGGAGCTAATGTCTCTTAATAACCGAGGAAGATAATCCATTAAAGTGGTGTTCATTTATACAATCCGTGTCTTTTATATGAAACGCCGTCGATAGCAAGGAAGCGCAAAGGTAGCAGCTCTGTGCCGCAGCTGGCATTGGTGATCCATTGATACGATAAGGTCAGGATTTTACGAGGTGAACCCCTTAGCTAATTTGAGAGCCGCATTCTGCAGAAAGTGCCATGTGGCCATTATGCGGCGactgcttcttctttttcttttcagcctTCGCAGCAGAAACCCATCGGAGGCCTTGTCGCCGGGCGGTTCAGAGAAGGTGACGCAGCCCGCGTGATAGTTCAATTAATATATGTGCGCTTGTGTTGTATTGATGTCGTGCCAAGTGTCATATTGGGGGCTCCATTAGTCGTGTTTGGCGATAAACAAGACGGCACCAGGCGAGTACAGAGCAGCTTTGCTTGACGTACGCCGCTGCTAATGCTCGCTAAATAATTACCTACTGGTAATTGTGTTGAAGATAAATGGTGAGCTGATTCGCATTTTGAACACGGCAGCAGAAAATAAAACGTTATAAATATTGTTGGCAAGGTGTCATAAGTAAAGTGATATTAATTTTGGGTTATTTATAGCATTGCATCATAACTAAAGAGCAGGTTTGCCACATTGTTTAGGTCAATGAGATGAGTCAAAATATTGCTTACACCTTTCACGATGATGCAGCGCAGTTATGAATGAATGGAACacgaaaatgtcaaatgtaggaattaaaaaaaaaaaaaatctatctatatataatcGAGAATCCCCGAAGTttgattttaaacaaaaatgttctcaaTGTAATAATGGTCATTTCAAATATCACATTTTAATATCGCGGTGATTATAAAAATGGTAAttacaaaaagtaaaacattttgaatgtgattaTTTCTTTTAATACATAAATATTTTCATCTTAGTTAAACATTATTACATATGCTGTCATTTTTAACTTTGTCAATTTTCATTGTAAGTGCAaagattttcattttaaacgGAATTTTCTTGATAAAAATACATGTAATTTTCATCCTACAAGGTTTAATtttgaataacaaaaaaaaatcatttgaaacatATTAAACTAATTTTAAtggacaacatattttttttaaatatttcattttaaacgtAAAAAGTATGTATGTCAATGAAACAAATGGATCAAGGGCAACACTAACCTGCAATAGGCGATGAGGTACCAGATGGCGCCGAAGAAGAGCCACGTGACGGCGTACGCCATGACAAAGACGAAAAGTGAGCAGCGCCAGTTGAGGTCCACCAGAGTGGTGAAAATATCGGTCAGATAGCGGTACGTCTCCCGCATGTTGCCGTGCTGCACGTTGCAGCGGCCGTTCTTCTCCACGTAGCGCTGTCTCTTGCGGCGAGTGCGAACTGGTACAAAAATATCAAGACAAATGCCATCATAGATTGTATTCACACTATCACCATGAAGTCACTTACCCCATCCGAATCGCCCTCTCTCCTTCTCTGGCCCTTGGATTTTCTTCCTGGTCTGATTGACTGTGGCCTCCCGCTCGGCCATCTTTGATTGGAACGACCGGTTCACCTTGACCGCTTCGGTGGTGACCACGTGACCCAGCTCCTCGGACACGTTGAAGACACCACGGCTGTCCGCAGGGGTCATCGGGGCCTCTGTGACCACCTCCTGCCCCCCTTCCGGCTTATGGTCCACCGGCAGTGAGAGTGAGTCCGGACGCGGGGTCAGGACAGAGTTCTCCACAGCCATcacttgactgtgtgtgtgtgtgtgtgcgtgtgtgtgtatgcgcttgTTATTGAAATGTCACTTTGGCGAACTGGATATTTGTTGTACTACCATTTGTTTGCTGAAACATGAGAAGGAAAACAAGCAAGTCAGACTATTGTTGTGTCACAATGGCTGATTTGTCCATCTCAAAACAAATACATCTACAGTATGAGCAAAACTACTCAGGTGACAGTAGACCTCCACCAAGTCCAAATAATTATTTGCATCCGCACCATTGTTTTTCCATGGTTGAAGACTGCAAGATTTTGAAAGAATAAATAcctgtatttcatttttgtgatttccttctaAATATATTGACTATGcttaaactaaactaaactaaaaacaTGTACTAAGACTGAGAACAATTTAGTACTGAAGTGCTGAGCGTTAAACTCTTTTGAGATGTTTTCTGGTGATATGGGAAAGACATACAAAGgttataagtcaagtcaagtcaacagtatttatagagcactttcaaacagccatcgctgcatacaaagtgctgtacatggagcaatttaacatgcacaataaacagtaagacaaatcggtaataaaggcggtagaaagcaccaaacagtaaaatcaagaacaaatctaagtcatgccgtgTCAAATgccataaaatacaaatgagttttgagacgagttttaaagattgGCAGTGAGGAGAcatgccgaatgttcagtgggaggtcattccagagagagggaccagcaacagaaaaggctcgatcccctctgagcctcagtttagtccttg
It includes:
- the kcnj9 gene encoding G protein-activated inward rectifier potassium channel 3, which codes for MAVENSVLTPRPDSLSLPVDHKPEGGQEVVTEAPMTPADSRGVFNVSEELGHVVTTEAVKVNRSFQSKMAEREATVNQTRKKIQGPEKERGRFGWVRTRRKRQRYVEKNGRCNVQHGNMRETYRYLTDIFTTLVDLNWRCSLFVFVMAYAVTWLFFGAIWYLIAYCRGDLDHLEDETWTPCVNNVNGFISAFLFSIETETTIGYGHRVITDQCPVGTMLLLLQAILGSMVNAFMVGCMFVKISQPNKRAETLVFSKNAVISLRDDQLCLMFRVGDLRSSHIVGANMRAKLIKSKQTQEGEFIPLDQTDISVGFETGDDRLFLVSPLVISHEIDARSPFWDMSHAQLEKEDFEIVVILEGMVEATGMTCQARSSYLAEEVQWGHRFSPMMSLAEGFFDIDYGAFHHTFEVDTPSCSARELSLAAARLDAHLYWSISSRLDEEPTLAQQAAKEPQAAPPDSAKDEAPTFIVGEMTDNSVPPPALGEPNGSIQSACEA